The following proteins are encoded in a genomic region of Ornithinibacillus sp. 4-3:
- the infC gene encoding translation initiation factor IF-3 produces the protein MNVNEKIRAKEVRLIDSNGDQLGVKSRQEALEIANTRNLDLVLVAPGAKPPVCRIMDYGKFRYEQQKKEQEARKKQKTIQVKEVRFTPGIGDHDFNTKLRNARKFLTNGDKVKASVRFRGRAITHKDLGREVLDRLAEEVKDIAVVESKAKMEGRNMFMMLGPSTDSSNK, from the coding sequence ATGAATGTTAATGAAAAAATCCGTGCAAAAGAAGTTCGTTTGATTGACTCAAATGGTGATCAACTAGGAGTGAAATCTCGTCAAGAGGCACTTGAGATTGCGAATACTCGTAATCTAGACTTAGTATTAGTTGCTCCAGGTGCAAAGCCCCCTGTATGTCGTATTATGGACTATGGTAAGTTCAGATATGAACAACAGAAGAAAGAGCAAGAAGCACGGAAGAAGCAAAAGACGATCCAAGTAAAAGAAGTTCGCTTCACACCTGGAATCGGTGACCATGACTTCAATACGAAGCTTAGAAATGCAAGAAAGTTTCTAACAAATGGTGACAAAGTAAAAGCATCAGTTCGTTTCCGCGGACGTGCAATTACGCATAAAGATTTAGGTAGAGAAGTTTTAGATCGTTTAGCTGAAGAAGTTAAAGACATCGCAGTTGTTGAGTCTAAAGCTAAAATGGAAGGTCGTAACATGTTTATGATGCTTGGGCCTTCAACAGACAGTAGCAACAAATAA
- the thrS gene encoding threonine--tRNA ligase: MSQITIVFPDGAAKEFPQGTTGEEIAGSISSGLKKQALAIKLDGNLVDLKRELTEGGKIEIITSKSPEGIDIMRHSTAHLLAQAIKRLYKDVSFGVGPTIEEGFYYDIDLDQSITPEDLPKIEKEMKRIVDENLEIKRIEVSREEAIRMFKEIGDDLKLELIEAIPEDEQVTIYQQGEFFDLCRGVHVPSTSKIKAFKLLSISGAYWRGDSNNKQLQRIYGTAFEKQSQLEEYLQILEDRKERDHRKLGKELEIFTINQKVGQGLPIWLPKGATIRRQIERYIVDLEERLGYSHVYTPVLANVDLYKTSGHLDHYEDDMFPTMQMDNEELVLRPMNCPHHMMVFKNQLWSYRNLPVRIAELGTMHRYEMSGALAGLQRVRAMTLNDAHIFARPDQLKDEFIRVVELVQNVYKDFGIDDYYFRLSYRDPEDKEKYIDNDEMWEKTQSLLKETMEDMNLDYVEAEGEAAFYGPKLDVQVKTALGKDETLSTVQIDVLLPERFDLTYIGEDGKEHRPVVIHRGVVSTMERFVAFLLEEYKGAFPVWLAPVQVKAIPVSLEAHMAYAEDLAEQLIRAGIRVEIDKREEKLGYKIRETQTQKIPFTLVLGDKEVEANEVNIRRYGKNETETLSVEAFIELVQEEVNNKTLLQ, encoded by the coding sequence ATGAGCCAAATTACAATTGTTTTTCCAGATGGAGCAGCAAAGGAGTTTCCTCAAGGTACTACAGGTGAAGAAATCGCAGGATCTATTTCTTCAGGCTTGAAGAAGCAAGCATTAGCAATTAAATTAGACGGTAATCTTGTAGATTTAAAGCGTGAATTAACAGAAGGTGGAAAAATCGAAATTATTACATCCAAATCACCTGAAGGTATTGATATTATGCGCCATTCTACTGCACATCTTCTAGCTCAGGCAATTAAGCGTTTATATAAGGATGTTAGCTTCGGTGTTGGTCCAACTATTGAAGAAGGGTTCTATTATGATATTGATTTAGATCAATCTATTACACCTGAAGACCTTCCGAAAATTGAAAAAGAAATGAAACGTATTGTCGATGAAAATCTAGAGATTAAGCGCATAGAAGTTTCTCGTGAAGAAGCAATTCGTATGTTTAAGGAAATTGGAGACGACTTAAAGCTTGAATTAATTGAGGCGATTCCAGAGGATGAGCAAGTGACTATTTATCAACAGGGAGAGTTCTTTGATTTATGTCGTGGAGTTCATGTTCCATCTACAAGTAAAATTAAAGCATTTAAATTATTAAGTATTTCTGGCGCATATTGGCGTGGAGATAGCAATAACAAACAATTGCAACGTATATATGGTACTGCTTTTGAAAAGCAAAGCCAATTAGAGGAGTATTTACAGATTTTAGAAGATCGTAAAGAACGCGATCATCGTAAGCTTGGCAAGGAGCTTGAAATCTTTACAATTAATCAAAAGGTAGGGCAAGGTTTACCAATATGGTTACCAAAAGGTGCTACAATTCGTCGTCAGATTGAACGTTATATCGTTGACCTAGAGGAAAGATTAGGCTATAGCCATGTGTATACACCTGTTTTAGCTAATGTTGATTTATACAAAACAAGCGGGCATTTAGATCATTATGAAGATGATATGTTCCCAACAATGCAAATGGATAATGAAGAATTAGTGCTTCGTCCAATGAACTGTCCACACCATATGATGGTCTTTAAAAATCAGCTATGGAGCTATCGTAATTTACCAGTTCGTATTGCTGAGCTTGGTACAATGCATCGTTATGAAATGTCAGGTGCATTAGCTGGACTACAACGTGTACGTGCGATGACATTAAATGATGCACATATTTTTGCCCGTCCTGATCAATTAAAGGATGAGTTTATTCGAGTGGTAGAGTTAGTTCAGAATGTATATAAAGATTTCGGCATCGATGATTATTATTTCCGTCTATCTTATCGTGATCCAGAGGATAAAGAGAAGTATATTGATAATGATGAGATGTGGGAGAAAACTCAAAGCCTTCTAAAAGAAACAATGGAGGATATGAACTTAGATTATGTAGAAGCTGAAGGAGAAGCAGCATTTTATGGCCCTAAACTAGATGTTCAAGTGAAAACAGCATTAGGTAAAGACGAAACATTATCTACTGTACAAATTGATGTACTCTTGCCAGAGCGTTTTGATCTAACATATATTGGTGAAGATGGTAAAGAACATCGTCCAGTTGTTATTCACCGCGGTGTAGTTTCTACAATGGAACGTTTTGTTGCATTTTTACTTGAAGAATACAAAGGTGCATTCCCAGTATGGTTGGCTCCTGTTCAGGTGAAAGCTATTCCTGTTTCATTAGAAGCACATATGGCTTATGCCGAAGACTTAGCAGAGCAATTAATAAGAGCAGGTATCCGTGTAGAAATAGACAAGCGTGAAGAAAAACTAGGCTATAAGATTCGTGAAACACAAACACAAAAAATTCCATTTACTCTTGTACTAGGGGATAAAGAAGTGGAAGCAAATGAAGTAAATATTCGTCGTTATGGAAAAAATGAAACAGAAACACTTTCTGTAGAAGCATTTATTGAGCTTGTTCAAGAAGAAGTAAATAATAAAACATTATTACAATAA
- the nrdR gene encoding transcriptional regulator NrdR, translated as MKCSNCQNKSSKVLDSRPIEDGRSIRRRRECEKCGFRFTTFERMEEAPLIVVKKDGARQEYSREKLIRGLIKACEKRPVPLEKIEAIALDVEKKIRNIGRSEIESNEIGEMVMDLLAKVDDVAYVRFASVYRQFKDISVFLDELKDLIETDRKGTTE; from the coding sequence ATGAAGTGTTCCAATTGTCAAAATAAAAGTTCAAAAGTATTAGATTCTCGTCCAATTGAAGATGGTAGATCCATTCGAAGAAGAAGAGAATGTGAAAAATGCGGATTTCGTTTTACAACATTTGAAAGAATGGAAGAAGCTCCGTTGATTGTTGTGAAAAAAGATGGTGCAAGACAAGAGTACAGTAGAGAAAAACTAATTCGTGGTCTAATTAAAGCATGTGAAAAACGCCCTGTACCATTAGAAAAAATCGAAGCTATTGCTTTGGATGTTGAGAAAAAAATACGTAATATTGGTCGTTCAGAAATTGAGAGTAATGAAATTGGCGAAATGGTTATGGATTTACTAGCAAAAGTTGATGATGTAGCTTATGTTAGATTTGCATCGGTCTATCGCCAATTTAAAGATATATCTGTATTTCTAGATGAATTAAAAGATTTAATTGAAACAGATAGAAAAGGTACAACAGAATAA
- a CDS encoding replication initiation and membrane attachment family protein, with amino-acid sequence MNFIGKLLPVDGYEVILHDDLSMNYSISLTHLYQPLIGIYAVSLYQTLLHESELNHHSTQTHHTLMNYLNLPLIDIYQARLKLEGIGLLRTQKSETDKHTVYTYKLNSPFSPRQFFEDGMLSELLYHHIGKEKYLSLQKYFQLPSSESRGTDITASFDRVFQTFQPSSTPKPEQEAMTRPEKTVNLDLEQVDYTWLAQMLTQRMIPVNQVLTAENKRLMTQLLHLYGLTNQDMEKAILWALTDENTLNKEEFKNACHDLYLMKQPANPIRLETKMMEKQPVENKKFTQAPTKEEQLIQNLELISPKQLLEDMSSGNYASEQDLKLIREVMVNQGLPAPVMNVLIHYVLLQSNMRLSKSYIETIASHWSRAHLTTAREAMNFAKQEIAKSRNPKKRTTTRKSVSNSTEVVPEWFKNREKKEKKETKTNNPEIEKELKEMAAILERASKD; translated from the coding sequence ATGAATTTTATTGGTAAATTACTGCCAGTGGACGGATATGAAGTAATATTACATGATGATTTATCCATGAATTATTCCATTTCTTTAACCCATCTGTACCAACCATTAATTGGAATATATGCAGTATCTTTATATCAAACGCTTTTACATGAGAGTGAATTGAATCATCATTCCACACAAACACATCATACATTGATGAATTATTTAAATCTCCCATTAATTGATATTTATCAAGCGAGATTAAAATTAGAAGGAATTGGCTTATTACGCACACAAAAATCAGAGACAGATAAACATACGGTATATACTTATAAGTTAAACAGTCCATTCTCACCAAGGCAGTTTTTCGAGGATGGAATGCTTTCTGAACTGCTTTATCATCATATTGGTAAGGAAAAATATTTGAGTTTACAAAAGTATTTTCAGCTACCTTCTTCTGAATCAAGGGGTACGGATATAACTGCATCATTTGATCGGGTCTTTCAAACCTTCCAACCGTCATCTACACCGAAACCTGAACAAGAAGCCATGACTAGGCCAGAAAAGACGGTGAATCTCGATCTAGAGCAAGTTGATTATACATGGTTAGCACAAATGCTAACTCAGCGTATGATTCCAGTTAATCAAGTTTTAACTGCTGAGAATAAACGATTGATGACACAGCTATTGCATTTATACGGGCTTACAAATCAGGATATGGAAAAAGCAATTTTATGGGCATTAACAGATGAAAACACATTGAATAAAGAAGAATTTAAAAACGCTTGTCATGATTTATATCTGATGAAACAGCCAGCTAATCCAATTCGTTTAGAAACAAAAATGATGGAGAAACAACCGGTGGAAAATAAAAAATTCACTCAAGCTCCAACTAAGGAAGAGCAGCTCATTCAAAATTTAGAATTGATATCACCTAAACAATTATTAGAGGATATGTCTAGTGGGAATTATGCTTCCGAACAGGATTTAAAGCTTATTCGAGAGGTTATGGTAAATCAAGGCTTACCAGCACCTGTCATGAATGTATTAATTCATTATGTTTTATTACAATCAAATATGCGCTTATCCAAATCATATATCGAAACAATAGCAAGTCACTGGTCACGAGCGCATTTGACAACAGCTAGGGAAGCAATGAATTTTGCTAAACAAGAAATTGCTAAATCTCGTAATCCCAAGAAGCGAACTACTACTCGAAAATCTGTTTCAAATAGCACGGAAGTTGTTCCAGAATGGTTTAAAAATCGTGAAAAGAAAGAAAAGAAAGAAACGAAAACTAATAATCCAGAAATAGAAAAAGAATTAAAAGAGATGGCGGCTATTTTAGAAAGAGCTTCAAAGGATTAA
- the ytxC gene encoding sporulation protein YtxC has product MLDIYFNSEKERKCFEVNLLHIVETQELQWQTDDNHTERLQLFYPKENQAIVNDVMQAFIHVFITHYLPVILEKIIRRHFYYTDEEEVQRIVTIANSLFEQEMVSTSNDNPFLKKLFYPQLLEMDTIYFHSFLAFRVQSCQEVFIELIGKAIDEFKMEEDHQTFIEAVRKFAASQGAKMPQIHVVQGDPFTFFTESGNKLTYKELHTMMQAEPLYIVGLDENEMNLAPLLAMSPEKIFIYGENPSEAKTLTVINIFLEKVTFKPLSHFPFVLN; this is encoded by the coding sequence TTGTTAGATATTTATTTTAACTCTGAAAAAGAAAGAAAGTGTTTTGAAGTAAATTTGCTTCACATAGTAGAAACTCAAGAATTACAGTGGCAGACAGACGATAACCATACCGAAAGACTCCAATTATTTTACCCAAAAGAGAACCAAGCTATTGTCAATGATGTAATGCAGGCATTTATTCACGTATTTATTACGCATTATTTACCAGTAATCTTAGAAAAAATAATTCGTCGTCATTTTTATTATACGGATGAGGAAGAAGTACAACGAATTGTCACTATTGCCAATTCATTATTTGAACAGGAAATGGTAAGCACATCTAATGATAACCCTTTTCTAAAAAAGCTTTTTTATCCACAACTATTGGAAATGGATACTATTTATTTCCATTCTTTTCTTGCCTTCCGTGTACAATCTTGCCAAGAGGTATTTATCGAATTAATTGGAAAAGCAATTGATGAGTTTAAGATGGAAGAAGATCATCAAACATTCATTGAAGCAGTCCGAAAGTTCGCTGCCTCTCAAGGTGCAAAGATGCCACAAATTCATGTGGTACAAGGAGATCCATTTACTTTTTTTACAGAAAGTGGTAATAAGCTTACATATAAGGAATTACATACGATGATGCAGGCTGAACCACTTTATATTGTAGGATTAGATGAGAATGAAATGAACCTTGCTCCTTTACTGGCAATGTCTCCTGAGAAGATATTCATTTATGGTGAAAATCCTAGTGAAGCCAAAACATTGACAGTTATTAATATTTTTTTGGAAAAAGTAACTTTTAAGCCATTATCTCATTTTCCTTTTGTCCTAAATTAA
- the dnaI gene encoding primosomal protein DnaI, translating to MEPINTSLKKWMRENKNFAEQYEKLKQLVFNNPHIQTFLAEHPELSDKVIQRNMNKLYEYMSQTHNCEACSSLGTCKNILSGYYPVLYVQNNDIHLTYQKCQNKIADEQLKSQQQLVDSLAIPKEVLHAKMENIYQTPERLKVIPELVAFIEKAKTGTLPEKGMYLYGPFGVGKTYILGVIANRLKDLHYSSRLIYMPEFVREMREAINNDTLNAKINYYKTADALMLDDIGAETQSAWFRDEILGSILQYRMMEGLPVFFTSNYSVKELEKKLAETSRGGTETVKAGRIIERIKKVSKEIHLLGDNYRNEDGAE from the coding sequence ATGGAACCAATTAATACATCATTAAAAAAATGGATGCGTGAGAACAAAAATTTTGCCGAGCAATATGAAAAATTAAAACAGTTGGTGTTCAATAATCCGCATATTCAAACCTTTTTAGCGGAGCATCCGGAGCTTTCAGATAAAGTAATTCAAAGAAATATGAATAAGCTATATGAGTATATGTCACAAACTCATAATTGTGAGGCATGTAGTTCTCTTGGTACGTGCAAAAATATATTATCAGGTTATTATCCTGTTTTGTATGTACAAAATAATGATATTCATCTGACGTACCAAAAATGCCAAAATAAAATTGCAGATGAACAATTGAAATCACAACAACAATTGGTAGATAGTCTAGCGATCCCTAAAGAAGTTTTACATGCAAAGATGGAGAATATTTATCAAACACCTGAGCGTCTTAAAGTAATCCCCGAGCTTGTTGCATTTATTGAAAAAGCTAAAACTGGTACATTGCCAGAGAAGGGCATGTATTTGTATGGACCATTCGGTGTTGGAAAAACATATATTTTAGGTGTGATTGCGAATCGCTTAAAGGATTTGCATTATTCCTCTAGGCTAATCTATATGCCCGAGTTTGTACGTGAGATGCGTGAAGCGATAAATAATGATACATTAAATGCAAAAATAAATTATTATAAAACTGCTGATGCCTTAATGTTAGATGATATCGGGGCAGAAACACAATCCGCCTGGTTTCGAGATGAAATTCTAGGATCGATTTTACAATATCGTATGATGGAAGGACTTCCAGTATTTTTTACATCGAATTACAGTGTGAAGGAATTAGAAAAGAAACTGGCTGAAACCTCGCGTGGCGGTACGGAAACAGTGAAAGCAGGAAGAATTATTGAACGAATTAAAAAAGTTAGTAAAGAAATTCATCTCTTAGGAGATAATTATCGAAATGAAGATGGAGCAGAGTAG